Proteins encoded within one genomic window of Thermococcus celer Vu 13 = JCM 8558:
- a CDS encoding 50S ribosomal protein L31e, translated as MIKPGEEVIFVVPIRKIKKRVPRWKRAPRAARFVREWIARHAKADEVLIGTDVNEKLWERGAEKPPNKLRVKVIVEESEGKRIAKVSLA; from the coding sequence ATGATAAAGCCGGGAGAAGAGGTCATATTCGTCGTTCCCATCAGGAAGATAAAGAAGCGCGTTCCGCGCTGGAAGAGGGCACCGAGGGCCGCCCGCTTTGTCCGCGAGTGGATAGCGAGGCACGCCAAGGCCGACGAGGTGCTCATCGGCACCGACGTCAACGAGAAACTCTGGGAGCGCGGGGCCGAGAAGCCGCCCAACAAGCTCCGCGTCAAGGTCATCGTCGAGGAGAGCGAAGGGAAGAGGATCGCGAAGGTCTCCCTCGCCTGA
- the rpl18a gene encoding 50S ribosomal protein L18Ae, translating to MEVKVFRVKGVFERNGKKERFTREYRGLRAEDVVEILYSEVGSKHRVPRSKIWVESIEEIKPEEARNPIVRKLSGL from the coding sequence ATGGAGGTTAAGGTCTTCCGCGTTAAGGGCGTTTTCGAGAGGAACGGGAAGAAGGAGAGGTTCACGAGGGAGTACCGCGGCCTTAGGGCCGAGGACGTGGTCGAGATACTCTACTCCGAAGTCGGTAGCAAGCACCGCGTTCCGAGGAGCAAGATATGGGTCGAGAGCATCGAGGAGATAAAGCCCGAAGAGGCCAGAAACCCGATAGTCAGAAAGCTCAGCGGGCTCTGA
- a CDS encoding COG1470 family protein → MKWIAVIPIILLILAGNASALSVDLGIDEVLIVDNSTVSFDVAQNNPGLVFLMVETPNGSVLKGLTFGESLYTGGVNYTVGRLDPTRMVLTLHLSGNYSKTEVLKKRDFKVEVLEAFDAYVKLRVTNTGYYDLNDTLLVSSQGVPLEERSIFLRRGESTTLKVRAPSGGITVTAEGSGISRTVTVGSFEELVSVDEIRKDEGLHVRLRNHGDATNVTIKLLLNGLTVEKMTITMGRGEEKEVSFESDINQGALLIEYGGVTRQESFYFEAPTISLTKVERVGDKLGVWLKNEGKGKFAGKVSVYQNGFIVGEPYYRSVEVNPDEEALVEFRIPRDAEFLTIAVSSGTYSLTFPIQLKGTLDVRALNSYSKGILGGTASYTLLISGDGDVTLGVEGLPDSIGASFYYNGAEVKELNVVKSAQVTLLLRLPNLPRGFTLNVPLTFNVTVNGIKTPLKLEVGGIGILPVYGDNWLAKMNYTSEHHHVGLPYRVVGRDLTPPFVFEPSEGEKIAVLYGDYVGRGKDLSLHLLDTSGRIVASSTQEKGKSDYLVFNQSDFMLMVEGSGYFNSILLVADYLERPMNITFELRRKEFGEGLRTFVINASPLRGKTLKILVNSSGDVEVRAYHFTLNREKEDFDPLSASFKGAFRGSGRKIEGEIGVRSYEDFVAVAVIGEGNVTMKFNVVGGELGVGEVSSKAAYLAVLGLLLLLLAAVWLERRIG, encoded by the coding sequence ATGAAGTGGATAGCGGTCATCCCCATAATCCTGCTCATCCTTGCGGGAAACGCGTCCGCCCTGTCCGTTGACCTGGGAATAGACGAGGTACTCATCGTTGATAACAGCACGGTAAGCTTCGACGTGGCCCAGAACAATCCCGGCCTGGTCTTTCTGATGGTGGAGACCCCGAACGGGAGCGTTTTGAAGGGGCTGACCTTCGGGGAGAGCCTCTACACCGGGGGAGTTAACTACACCGTGGGGCGGCTGGATCCCACGAGGATGGTTCTGACGCTGCATCTGAGCGGGAACTACTCCAAAACGGAAGTTTTGAAGAAGAGGGACTTTAAGGTTGAGGTCCTGGAGGCCTTCGACGCCTACGTGAAGCTCAGGGTCACCAACACGGGTTACTACGACCTCAACGATACCCTGCTCGTCTCGTCCCAGGGGGTGCCCCTGGAGGAGCGCTCGATTTTTCTGAGGAGGGGAGAGTCCACCACCCTGAAGGTAAGGGCCCCCTCCGGCGGGATAACCGTGACGGCCGAGGGGAGCGGGATATCCAGAACCGTTACTGTGGGGTCCTTCGAAGAGCTCGTCTCCGTGGACGAAATCCGGAAGGATGAAGGACTCCACGTCAGGCTCAGGAACCACGGCGACGCGACCAACGTTACCATTAAGCTTCTCCTCAACGGCCTGACCGTAGAGAAAATGACGATAACCATGGGGAGGGGAGAGGAAAAGGAGGTCTCCTTTGAGAGTGACATAAATCAGGGGGCCCTCCTCATCGAGTACGGGGGGGTTACCAGACAGGAAAGCTTTTACTTCGAGGCCCCCACAATCTCGCTTACAAAGGTTGAAAGGGTAGGGGATAAGCTCGGGGTATGGCTCAAAAACGAGGGCAAAGGGAAATTCGCGGGGAAGGTGAGCGTCTACCAGAACGGCTTCATAGTCGGTGAGCCCTACTACAGGAGCGTCGAGGTTAACCCGGATGAAGAAGCTCTCGTTGAGTTCAGGATCCCCCGGGACGCGGAATTTCTGACCATAGCCGTCAGCTCCGGGACGTACTCCCTGACGTTCCCGATACAGTTAAAGGGCACGCTCGATGTCCGGGCGCTCAATTCCTACTCAAAGGGAATCCTGGGGGGAACGGCCAGCTACACGCTCCTCATAAGCGGAGACGGAGACGTCACGCTGGGGGTTGAGGGACTCCCCGATTCCATAGGGGCTTCGTTCTACTACAACGGGGCCGAGGTTAAGGAACTTAACGTGGTCAAGAGCGCCCAGGTCACGCTCCTCCTCCGGCTTCCCAACTTGCCCCGGGGCTTCACGCTTAACGTGCCGCTGACCTTCAACGTCACGGTCAACGGGATTAAAACACCCTTAAAACTTGAGGTGGGCGGGATCGGAATCCTGCCCGTCTACGGCGACAACTGGCTCGCGAAGATGAACTACACGAGCGAGCATCACCACGTTGGCCTGCCCTACCGGGTTGTCGGGAGGGACCTGACCCCGCCCTTCGTGTTCGAGCCCTCGGAAGGGGAGAAAATCGCCGTGCTCTACGGGGACTACGTGGGGAGGGGAAAGGACCTGAGCCTGCACCTCCTCGACACCTCAGGGAGGATAGTGGCCTCCTCAACCCAGGAGAAGGGGAAGAGCGACTACCTGGTATTCAACCAGAGCGATTTCATGCTCATGGTGGAGGGGAGTGGCTACTTCAACTCGATCCTCCTCGTGGCGGACTACCTCGAGAGGCCGATGAACATCACGTTTGAACTCAGGAGGAAGGAATTTGGGGAGGGCCTGAGGACTTTCGTAATAAACGCCAGCCCCCTGAGGGGCAAAACGCTCAAAATCCTCGTGAACTCCAGCGGGGATGTGGAGGTCAGGGCCTATCACTTCACCCTCAACAGGGAGAAGGAGGACTTTGACCCGCTCTCAGCGAGCTTTAAAGGGGCCTTCAGGGGCAGCGGGCGGAAGATAGAGGGAGAGATCGGGGTGAGGAGCTACGAGGATTTCGTAGCGGTCGCCGTGATAGGGGAGGGAAACGTCACGATGAAATTCAACGTGGTGGGTGGTGAGCTCGGGGTCGGCGAGGTGAGCTCAAAGGCGGCTTACCTGGCGGTTCTCGGGCTTCTGTTGCTCCTACTCGCGGCCGTATGGCTCGAGAGGAGAATCGGGTGA
- a CDS encoding acyl-CoA mutase large subunit family protein, with the protein MTFDKEKLEKIREEEKRWEDTTVKKFIERRPERKEKFTTDDGFEIKRLYTPADLGEDWDYLERLGFPGEYPFTRGVYATMYRGRFWTMRQYAGFGTAEESNKRYKYLLSQGQTGLSVAFDLPTQIGYDSDHPMSEGEVGKVGVAIDSLWDMRILFDGIPLDKVSTSMTINSTAANLLAMYILVAEEQGVTPDKLRGTVQNDILKEYIARGTYIFPPQPSMRLTTDIIMYCAENVPKWNPISISGYHIREAGANAVQEVAFTLADGIEYVKAVIDRGMDVDKFAPRLSFFFNAHNNFLEEIAKFRAARRLWAYIMKEWFNAKNPRSMLLRFHTQTAGSTLTAQQPENNIVRVAIQALAAVLGGTQSLHTNSYDEALSLPTEKSVRIALRTQQIIAYESGVVDTIDPLGGSYYIEWLTDHIYDEALKYIEKIKKMGGMMRAIERGYIQKEIAESAYKVQKEIEEKKRIIVGVNEFVVDEPLDVEILKVDPSIRDKQIERLKKLRSERDNKKVEEVLDRLRKAAETEDENLMPYIIEAHRHLATLGEVTDVLREVWGEYRAPLVF; encoded by the coding sequence ATGACCTTCGATAAGGAGAAGCTCGAGAAGATTAGGGAGGAAGAAAAGCGCTGGGAGGACACGACCGTTAAAAAGTTCATTGAAAGGAGACCCGAGAGAAAGGAGAAGTTCACCACGGACGATGGCTTCGAGATAAAGCGTCTCTACACCCCCGCCGATCTCGGTGAAGACTGGGACTACCTCGAGAGGCTCGGTTTTCCCGGTGAGTATCCCTTCACCCGCGGCGTTTACGCGACGATGTACCGCGGCAGGTTCTGGACTATGAGGCAGTACGCTGGGTTTGGAACCGCTGAGGAGTCCAACAAGCGCTACAAGTACCTGCTTTCACAGGGACAGACCGGGTTGAGCGTCGCCTTCGACCTGCCGACCCAGATAGGCTACGACAGCGACCACCCGATGAGCGAGGGCGAGGTCGGGAAGGTCGGAGTTGCGATAGACTCCCTCTGGGACATGAGGATACTCTTCGACGGGATTCCGCTGGACAAGGTTTCGACGAGCATGACCATAAACTCGACCGCGGCGAACCTGCTGGCCATGTACATCCTCGTGGCGGAGGAGCAGGGCGTTACCCCCGATAAGCTCCGCGGAACTGTCCAGAACGACATCCTGAAGGAGTACATCGCTCGCGGCACATACATCTTCCCGCCCCAGCCGAGCATGCGCCTCACCACCGACATCATCATGTACTGCGCCGAGAACGTCCCCAAGTGGAACCCGATAAGCATAAGCGGCTACCACATCAGGGAGGCCGGTGCCAACGCCGTTCAGGAGGTCGCCTTCACCCTGGCGGACGGCATCGAGTACGTCAAGGCCGTCATAGACAGGGGTATGGACGTCGACAAGTTCGCCCCGAGGCTGAGCTTCTTCTTCAACGCCCACAACAACTTCCTGGAGGAGATAGCCAAGTTCAGGGCCGCCAGGAGGCTCTGGGCTTACATAATGAAGGAGTGGTTCAACGCAAAGAACCCGAGGAGCATGCTCCTGCGCTTCCACACCCAGACGGCCGGCTCCACGTTAACCGCCCAGCAGCCGGAGAACAACATCGTCCGCGTCGCCATCCAGGCCCTGGCAGCGGTCCTTGGCGGAACCCAGAGCCTCCACACCAACAGCTACGACGAGGCCCTCTCCCTGCCGACGGAGAAGAGCGTTAGGATTGCCCTGAGGACCCAGCAGATAATAGCCTACGAGAGCGGCGTCGTTGACACGATAGACCCGCTCGGCGGTTCATACTACATCGAGTGGCTCACAGACCACATATACGACGAGGCCCTCAAGTACATCGAGAAGATAAAGAAGATGGGCGGAATGATGCGCGCTATAGAGCGCGGCTACATCCAGAAGGAGATAGCCGAGAGTGCCTACAAAGTCCAGAAGGAGATAGAGGAGAAGAAGCGCATCATCGTCGGTGTGAACGAGTTCGTCGTTGACGAGCCCCTCGACGTCGAGATACTGAAGGTCGACCCGAGCATCAGGGACAAGCAAATCGAGAGGTTAAAGAAGCTCCGCTCCGAGAGGGACAACAAAAAGGTGGAGGAGGTTCTCGACAGGCTCAGGAAAGCGGCGGAGACCGAGGACGAGAACCTCATGCCCTACATCATCGAGGCCCACCGCCACCTCGCCACCCTCGGGGAGGTCACCGACGTCCTTCGTGAGGTCTGGGGCGAGTACAGGGCCCCGCTGGTGTTCTGA
- a CDS encoding translation initiation factor IF-6 — protein MHIERLDFENSPYLGVYGIATDKVGLIREGLGEKKLEVLREVLKVPLIETSVMKSRIVGIFTAGNSNAMVVPWYVWDAELERIKAGLEEHGVDIEVVPFQSTLTALGNLILANDKAALVSAKFSREEAKRLEDILGVEVERGMIGDFHAVGSAGVVTNRGGIVHPEATDEELEWLRDLFKVDIYVGTANMGVPFVGSCMLANSHGVVVGHLTTGPEIVKIEEALGFLD, from the coding sequence ATGCACATAGAGAGGCTCGATTTTGAGAACTCCCCCTACCTTGGCGTCTACGGTATCGCCACGGATAAGGTAGGCCTTATCAGGGAGGGCCTCGGCGAGAAGAAGCTCGAGGTTCTCCGGGAGGTTCTCAAGGTTCCGCTCATCGAGACGAGCGTGATGAAGTCCCGCATAGTTGGAATATTCACGGCCGGCAACTCCAACGCGATGGTCGTCCCGTGGTACGTCTGGGACGCGGAGCTGGAGAGGATAAAGGCCGGACTCGAGGAGCACGGCGTGGACATCGAGGTGGTTCCCTTCCAGAGCACCCTCACGGCCCTCGGCAACCTCATCCTGGCGAACGATAAGGCGGCGCTGGTGAGCGCGAAGTTCAGCCGCGAGGAGGCAAAGAGGCTGGAGGACATCCTCGGCGTCGAGGTCGAGAGGGGCATGATAGGCGACTTCCATGCAGTGGGGAGCGCCGGGGTCGTCACGAACAGGGGAGGAATCGTTCACCCCGAGGCGACGGACGAGGAGCTCGAGTGGCTCCGCGACCTCTTCAAGGTTGATATCTACGTCGGAACCGCCAACATGGGCGTTCCCTTCGTCGGCTCCTGCATGCTGGCCAACTCCCACGGTGTCGTTGTCGGACACCTGACAACCGGACCCGAGATTGTGAAGATTGAGGAGGCCCTGGGCTTCCTTGACTGA
- a CDS encoding 50S ribosomal protein L39e yields the protein MARNKPLAKKLRLAKAAKQNRRVPVWVIVKTNREVMTHPKRRMWRRTKLKE from the coding sequence ATGGCGAGAAACAAGCCGCTTGCGAAGAAGCTCAGACTTGCCAAGGCCGCCAAGCAGAACAGGCGCGTTCCGGTATGGGTCATCGTCAAAACCAACAGGGAAGTAATGACCCACCCGAAGAGGAGGATGTGGAGGAGGACCAAGCTCAAGGAGTGA